The stretch of DNA TCTGAACGTGATTTTGTattgaaatatattaaaagttaaaataactttctgttttttttattagaaactATTTAAAACTAACTCAAACATGCTGTTCTATTGTTTTTAATCTGAATATTTTCAAAGTTTCAccctattattatttaaaataacatgAATTATAAAACTAGATGAAGTAATCAAGTATTTTAAGCTCTAGGAATGATGTAGATATAATAAATGCATCATGCAAGTAATAAACTGTTCCGTGCTGAGTAGATCCAGCATGCTGCAACCCCAATAAAAACAAAGGTAGCAATGTTTACACAGAATGACAGAAAGCCTCAGAAGTATCACTGTCACAATATCACATTATGGAAGTGTAATAGTGTAGCAAGCACCTTTGAGACAACAACAACATAAAGTACAAACAGTACAGGCCACACAAGAAATGTGAGAGCTTGATACGACAATCAACTTGAAAATCAATACAATATAGAAGGCATGCAATACGGTCtttagattttgagaaacaGTTGTTTGGTAGCCCGtttataaaaatctaaaaaaactctaaaatctaaCTGGCCCACGGAAGCATCAGAAGAATATGCTTCAATCATCTTGCTGGGTACAATGTACGTAAGatttaaatataacaatatatttacgTACTTTCAAATGTTGCCTCCAAACTCTACTCGTTTTTCCTTGTAGTGTTTGAGATGCTAGTCTTCTTTGTTCTCATTCTGGTATGAACAAACTTGAACTCTATATTGAGTTGTTAATTTGGGTTTTAACTGATTGGGATAAAAGAATCTTGAGCTGTTAGTTTATCTTGAGTTGTTAGTTTGGGTTTTAACTGATTGGGGTAAAAGAATCTTGAGTTGTTAGTTTGGATTTTAGCTGATTGGGATAAAACTCTAAGTTAATTATGAACCTTCGACTTAACATTGTTTAATTAtcctatattttaaatgtgtaaaaaaatcaacgctGTTGTTTATGGATGGAATATTATATTGGCACCAGCGCAATAAATCGGTTTATTGAGGCCCACCAATACTAAAAACCTGGTCAACGCTATGGCCCATCAGGAGAAGAATGGTCAACCCTTCGGCCCATTAACGGCCTATCAAACCTGAAAATTCAATCATCGTCAGGTCCAGTATGACAAGTTTCGATGCGAATTCATTTTAACTATATAGAGCCATATatagagtattttttattaaattaaaccTAGGAACTAATGACAATGAACAAAGAAGCTAACAGTATATATGTTGCCTATATATacatcaaataattaaaaattcataagacgaaattaattaaacacaGCAGCAGAGCAGCTAGTGAACTTCCTTTagttgccggcgccgccgtccgccggcttgctgccgccttcctccaccttgccggcggcggcctcggcggcgagcgccttGGCCGTGTCGTAGGAGGCGTGCAGGCCAAAGAAGAAGTAGTAggcgagcagcgccgccgtccaTATCCCGAACCGCATGAACGACTTGCCGTCGATGGAACCGAGCAGGAAGATGTTGATGAAGATGGACGCCGACGGCAGCCACGGCACCAGCGGTACCCCCCACTTCTCCGGCGTCCTCGCCATGGGCACCCTCAGCTGCAGGTACAGCGTCGCCGCGAACCACGCCGGCACGGTCGCCGCGTACGCCGCCCACCCGTCGGCGCTCAGCCCCCAGTACGCCGCCGTCACGACCGACGCCGCGGTGATCACGGCGAGGCAGGCGGCGAGCTTGTTCCGGTCGGCGTTCGTCGTCTCCCCGGAGACGTAGTAGCGGCGGACgagcagcgcgacggcgacgagcatGAAGATGAAGAGTGTCGAGATGGAGAGCAGGTTGGAGAGGATGCCGAGGTCGGTGAACAGCGCGATgacggccgtggcggcgagcATCACGACGGTGGCGTTGACCGGCGTGCCGAGCTTGGGGTGCACCTGGGCCAGGCACGGCGGCACCATGTGCGTCCGGGCGATGTGCGTCAGGTACCTGGCCTGGCCGACGGCGCTGACGAGCAGCACGGTGGTCATCCCCTTGAGCGCGCCGAAGGCGACGATGTACTTGGCCCAGTCCATGCCGGTGGCGGTGAACGCGACGGTGAacggcgcgtcggcgtcgaTCTCGTAGTAGGGCTGCATGAGGCACAGCGTGAGGGCGAGGACGCAGTAGAGCGCCGTGGTGACCGCCATGGCGCCGACGAGGCCGACGGGGATGTCCCTGGCCGGGTTCTTGGTCTCCTCGGCCATGGTGCTGACGGCGTCGAAGCCAATGTAGGCGAAGAAGAGCACCGCCGAGGCGGCGAAGACGCCGTGGGCGCCGAAGGGCGCGAAGTCCGCGGTGAGGTTGGAGAGCCTGGCCCTGgagaggccggcggcgatgatgaagaggatgacggcgaggtggaggatggagaggacGTAGTTGAAGCGGGAGGAGCCCTTGGTGCtgaggacggcgaggaggcagaTGAGgacgatgacggcgacggcgacggggtcgAGGCGGGAGTAGTCGtcggagagggaggcggcgtggaTGCGGAAGTCGTTGGGGTGGTGGTTGAGGAGCGTGGCGAAGTAGGACGTCCAcgaccgcgccaccgccgcgccgccgatgcAGTACTCCAGCAGGATgttgccggcggcgatgaaCGCCATGAAGTCGCCCAGCTCCACCCGCAGGTACGCAAAAGACCCACCTGTACACGTGTCATCCTGttagtttattaattttactcacttggaaattaattaaattttccATCGTTTTCCAATCGATATTCCAACTCAAGTCACGTACACGCTActattatagtaaaaaaaaaagataatactaAATCCATATCAACAAACTTGTCAGGATATTATGATGAAGAAACAAACTaacaaatttgtaaaagacaaaaaaaatcttcacaactaaaaaaaaatactaattaatgGACTAAAGGCAATGCATGTGAGAGATATCACGTTCCGAAAAGgtccttaattaattcattaatCACCTTTATCATGAATCTACACGTATCTAACTGTATGATATTACACCCTAATCCCAGGCTTAATTATATCAAAGTGGTGacgatatgcatgcatgcattggaAATTAAGATCATCACACGTTGGACTGGATCGACGTACCG from Oryza brachyantha chromosome 12, ObraRS2, whole genome shotgun sequence encodes:
- the LOC102722915 gene encoding cationic amino acid transporter 1-like isoform X4; translated protein: MAADGEVRRRGCCGGGAFFPEESFASWGAYGRALMETGPRLRDRVTARSADAVELHEVRVRSGADMKRTLTWWDLIWFGVGAVIGAGIFVLTGQEAKEAAGPAVVLSYAVSGVSAMLSVFCYTEFAIEIPVAGGSFAYLRVELGDFMAFIAAGNILLEYCIGGAAVARSWTSYFATLLNHHPNDFRIHAASLSDDYSRLDPVAVAVIVLICLLAVLSTKGSSRFNYVLSILHLAVILFIIAAGLSRARLSNLTADFAPFGAHGVFAASAVLFFAYIGFDAVSTMAEETKNPARDIPVGLVGAMAVTTALYCVLALTLCLMQPYYEIDADAPFTVAFTATGMDWAKYIVAFGALKGMTTVLLVSAVGQARYLTHIARTHMVPPCLAQVHPKLGTPVNATVVMLAATAVIALFTDLGILSNLLSISTLFIFMLVAVALLVRRYYVSGETTNADRNKLAACLAVITAASVVTAAYWGLSADGWAAYAATVPAWFAATLYLQLRVPMARTPEKWGVPLVPWLPSASIFINIFLLGSIDGKSFMRFGIWTAALLAYYFFFGLHASYDTAKALAAEAAAGKVEEGGSKPADGGAGN